The DNA sequence CCGTGGTAGCCGCAGACGACCGTGTCACCGTCCAGACGGCCGGCGGTGAGCGGATAGCGGCGGTGCACACAGCGGTCGGCGAGCGCGACGACCCTGTCGTCGGACTCGGTGCGGTAGAAGGCGATGGGCTCGTTCAGGATGGTGCGCCCCAGCAGCTCACGGCCGATCTCGCGGCCGTAGGCGGCGACGTACCACTGGTTCCTCGCGAAGGCGGTCATGCGTGCCAGCGTGGTGACGCCCGTCACGCATGGGCAACGGCCCTTCCGCTGAGTGGAAGGGCCGCTGAGCCGAAGGGCCGCTGGGCGGACGGGCCGCGCGGGGTGGTGTCGGCGCCGGGGCGCCGGGCGGGGCGGGTCAGCCGCCGAACTGCCAGAAGACGGAGTGGTTCAGCGTCAGCAGGACGATGAGCAGGACCACGTCCGCGATGCCGAGCGTGATGCCGAGCAGCGCCCGGCCCTTGCGGGCGGTCTCCCGGGCGATCGCGAGCGTCCCCAGGACGATCGCGCAGGGCCCGAAGACCGCGTTGAAGAGCAGCAGGCCGATCAGGCCGAGCACGAAGGAGGCGACGGCCATGCCGTCGGCGTCCCTGCGCGCCCTGGCCGGTGAGATGCGGGACGGTGCGGTGAGTGCCATGGGTGACTCAGCTCCCCTTGTGCCCGATGCGTTCGCGGATGAAGAAGATGAGCAGCCAGGCGCCGATGACGCCCGCTGCGGCCAGGAAGAGGGGGAGCGGGGTGTGCGCCGCCGCCCCCAGCAGGACCCCCATCAGGGCGAGTGCCGCGACGATGAAGAGCATCTGTGCCTCTCTCGAAGTGACGATCCGGATGCGGTTGGCGTGCGAGTGGTCGTGTCGTGCGGTGAACGGTCGGTCGCTCGTGATTCGGTGAACAGTTGGAATCACAAGTGTTCACTGAGTTCTAGAGTACCCCGCCGGGGCCTGGAAAAAATCAGCGAACAGCTGTTTACTGAATGATATGAGTCACACGCCCGGGGTCCGGCAGGCCCAGAAGGAGAAGACCCGGCGCGCCCTGATGGACGCGGCGTTGCGGCTGCTGGAGGACCAGAGCCTGAGCAGCCTGGGGCTGCGGGAGGTCACCCGGGCGGTGGGGGTGGCGCCGGCCGCCTTCTACCGGCACTTCCGGGATCTGAGCGATCTCGGTGTCGCGCTGGTCGAGGAGTGCCTGGGCAGTCTGCACCACATGATCCGCGCGATACTCGCCGGTCAGGACGGTGACGAGGAGCGGATCGACGCCACCGTCGAGGCGGTCGCCGAGCATGTCCGCCGCTATCCCGCCCATATCCGCTTCATCGCGCGTGAGCGGCACGGCGGGGTGCGTGCCGTACGGGAGGCCATCGCCGCCGAGCTGGACCGGTT is a window from the Streptomyces luomodiensis genome containing:
- a CDS encoding TetR family transcriptional regulator, whose translation is MSHTPGVRQAQKEKTRRALMDAALRLLEDQSLSSLGLREVTRAVGVAPAAFYRHFRDLSDLGVALVEECLGSLHHMIRAILAGQDGDEERIDATVEAVAEHVRRYPAHIRFIARERHGGVRAVREAIAAELDRFADEVAAAFVPQLSPESWPPEDVRMLAELYVDHMVMTATAFLEAQAGHGEAQAGHGEAQAGHGEAQAGHGEAQADHGEARADQGEVQARQEDARSGRAEDERRVADTARKQLLLISLGRRHWRDG
- a CDS encoding DUF4190 domain-containing protein; this translates as MALTAPSRISPARARRDADGMAVASFVLGLIGLLLFNAVFGPCAIVLGTLAIARETARKGRALLGITLGIADVVLLIVLLTLNHSVFWQFGG